The following proteins are encoded in a genomic region of Archaeoglobaceae archaeon:
- a CDS encoding tripartite tricarboxylate transporter permease has protein sequence MLLGTITGVILGLIAGIIPGLHSNTFSALIVSASAFLFLYFSPEDVMAMIITSAIAYTIANIIPATFLGVPSEDTAIAILPAHKMVLEGRGFEALLISCFSSLFSVFLSLPLFFTALFVGLNYELFKRATPLVLICVATLLVMSERGEEFEGSLSAWRKRLYALAVFVASGMLGYIALQNSELAEITPAGSVLLPLLTGLFGAPVLLFSIFTKTSGIPKQEIKLSFPEVSTTIKGSLAGFFVSIFPGISSGVATVVSSLGEKSDRGYIIAMSSANTANVIFCFFMLLAIGRTRSGSADALKSLNLIPSFQEIAVLSLISGLIAFVSTLSIGFFIAKKIDQIDGRKLSIAVFAFLIAIIMALTGFYGLAVFFSAIPIGLSTQFLGVRRINCMGCLIMPITFWYLS, from the coding sequence ATGCTTCTTGGGACTATAACTGGTGTTATTCTTGGTTTAATTGCTGGCATCATCCCGGGATTGCATAGCAATACTTTTTCCGCTCTTATTGTGTCTGCATCAGCATTTCTTTTCCTTTATTTTTCTCCAGAAGATGTTATGGCTATGATCATAACCTCTGCGATTGCTTACACAATCGCGAACATAATTCCCGCAACTTTTCTTGGGGTTCCGAGCGAGGACACCGCAATAGCGATTTTGCCAGCACACAAAATGGTTCTCGAAGGTCGTGGATTTGAGGCATTGTTGATATCTTGCTTTTCATCCCTTTTTTCAGTATTCCTAAGTCTTCCTCTGTTTTTTACTGCGTTATTTGTAGGCTTGAATTACGAATTGTTCAAAAGGGCAACTCCACTTGTTTTAATCTGTGTAGCGACGCTTTTGGTTATGAGTGAAAGGGGCGAAGAGTTCGAAGGAAGCCTATCAGCTTGGAGAAAGAGACTTTACGCTCTTGCTGTCTTTGTAGCTTCGGGAATGCTTGGCTACATTGCCTTGCAAAACTCTGAACTTGCAGAGATCACGCCCGCTGGCTCGGTGCTTTTGCCATTGCTAACGGGTCTTTTTGGAGCACCAGTTTTACTTTTCTCGATCTTCACAAAAACCTCAGGGATCCCGAAGCAGGAAATTAAGCTTAGCTTTCCAGAAGTCTCAACGACAATAAAAGGCTCTTTGGCGGGTTTCTTTGTTTCGATATTCCCGGGAATAAGCAGTGGAGTTGCAACTGTAGTTTCGTCGCTTGGAGAAAAGAGCGATAGGGGTTATATAATCGCAATGAGTTCTGCAAATACTGCAAATGTCATCTTTTGCTTTTTCATGCTTCTTGCAATTGGCAGAACGAGAAGTGGTTCAGCTGATGCTCTCAAATCGCTCAATTTGATCCCGAGTTTTCAGGAAATAGCAGTCCTTTCTTTAATCTCTGGTTTGATTGCTTTCGTCTCAACACTTTCCATTGGCTTCTTTATTGCCAAGAAGATAGATCAGATCGACGGAAGAAAGCTTTCGATTGCAGTATTTGCGTTCCTTATTGCGATTATCATGGCGCTAACGGGATTTTATGGGCTTGCAGTCTTCTTTTCTGCAATTCCAATAGGGCTTTCAACACAATTTTTGGGCGTAAGAAGAATAAACTGTATGGGGTGTCTGATAATGCCTATAACGTTTTGGTATCTAAGTTAA
- a CDS encoding polyprenyl synthetase family protein, translated as MIESWKEFLIIEKELHDFLESVEADIRIKKALKYAISVGGKRIRPIIVLLAGKICNGDYNKLMNLAIAVELIHTASLVHDDVIDKAETRRGNIALNRKYNPSLAILLGDWLISKSVELTSVYGEKVISEFSKVGMMMSEGETMDLYSNEGNFGEMEYFECIEKKTASLFAYSAKTACEIAGGNESAIDSFYRYGYNLGIAYQLVDDLLEYLEALKDKKSEFESMTLPQIYEREFGKEIAIQKTLALISKFRNESVEALQIFPESEEKKKLIEIVNFMTNDMLKSSEQLTPILIRNF; from the coding sequence ATGATCGAAAGCTGGAAAGAGTTCCTCATCATAGAGAAAGAACTTCATGATTTTCTTGAATCAGTTGAAGCTGATATTAGAATAAAAAAGGCACTGAAATACGCTATTTCAGTTGGCGGAAAACGTATCAGACCCATAATCGTTCTTTTGGCTGGTAAAATTTGTAATGGTGATTATAATAAGCTGATGAACCTCGCAATCGCTGTTGAGCTGATACACACCGCGAGCCTTGTTCATGATGATGTCATAGACAAGGCTGAGACGAGAAGGGGAAACATCGCCCTGAACAGGAAATACAACCCCTCTTTAGCCATACTCCTTGGGGACTGGTTGATATCGAAATCGGTTGAGCTAACTTCTGTTTATGGCGAAAAGGTCATAAGTGAATTCTCCAAAGTCGGAATGATGATGAGCGAAGGCGAAACAATGGATCTCTACAGTAATGAAGGCAATTTTGGCGAAATGGAATACTTCGAATGCATCGAAAAGAAGACCGCAAGCCTTTTTGCGTATTCAGCAAAAACCGCCTGCGAGATAGCGGGTGGCAACGAATCAGCCATCGATAGCTTTTATCGATATGGCTACAATCTTGGAATCGCTTATCAGCTTGTGGATGATTTGCTTGAGTATCTTGAAGCTTTAAAGGATAAAAAATCCGAATTCGAGTCCATGACTCTCCCTCAGATTTACGAAAGAGAATTTGGCAAAGAGATTGCGATACAAAAAACTCTTGCCCTTATCTCGAAATTTAGAAACGAGAGTGTTGAAGCATTGCAGATATTTCCGGAATCGGAGGAGAAGAAGAAGCTTATTGAAATTGTCAATTTCATGACGAATGACATGCTAAAAAGTTCTGAGCAGTTGACACCAATTTTGATAAGAAATTTTTAA
- a CDS encoding M28 family metallopeptidase, whose protein sequence is MNYGSRVLEFVNHVCKNYGTRLAGSEGELRTGDYIYELMTDFCDEVKKEWFISRPKGFTDYIWVTAMLYILAVALYFMDFWIATFFLIILGMAIFVFQQCLHYEIIDFLFPKVQEFHVVGKINPKGRAEKKILLSAHYDSPYEFPLTGKLRHKSALIILPLIAIVLITAILSIVRYYYDVDFVQKPLLIVATILLLIVASTLRSNRLSLGANDDLAGVGVVLEAGRFLSANRPDKTEIWIVAFAGEEHMRGSKRFVEKHYEELKDAILFNFECPSADYFLVGTEEKMFFAKHSPKAVEIARKACERVKANFKVGSLPFAGSDAANFSRRGLHATTIFGLAKDNAPYYWHTLKDTPENLKVDSINKAAEIAIEIAKIVEEEKE, encoded by the coding sequence ATGAACTACGGGAGTAGAGTTTTAGAGTTCGTCAATCATGTTTGCAAAAACTACGGAACGAGACTTGCGGGAAGTGAGGGTGAGTTGAGAACCGGGGATTATATCTATGAATTGATGACCGATTTCTGCGATGAAGTAAAAAAAGAGTGGTTTATTTCAAGACCAAAAGGTTTTACAGACTACATCTGGGTAACAGCAATGCTCTACATCCTCGCTGTCGCCTTGTACTTCATGGATTTCTGGATCGCAACCTTTTTCCTGATCATCCTAGGAATGGCTATATTCGTTTTTCAGCAGTGTCTTCACTACGAGATCATTGACTTCTTATTCCCAAAGGTTCAGGAGTTTCACGTAGTTGGGAAGATAAATCCAAAAGGGAGAGCGGAGAAAAAAATACTGCTATCTGCACACTATGATTCGCCCTACGAATTTCCACTGACTGGAAAGCTCAGGCATAAATCAGCTTTAATAATTCTCCCGTTGATAGCGATCGTTTTGATTACTGCAATTTTGAGCATTGTAAGATATTACTACGATGTCGATTTTGTGCAGAAGCCTTTGCTGATCGTTGCAACCATTTTGCTTTTAATCGTTGCCTCTACACTGAGATCAAACAGGCTTTCTCTTGGAGCAAACGATGATCTCGCTGGAGTTGGTGTTGTTCTCGAAGCGGGAAGATTTCTGAGTGCAAATAGACCCGATAAAACCGAAATTTGGATCGTTGCTTTTGCTGGCGAAGAGCACATGAGGGGATCAAAGAGATTCGTTGAAAAGCACTATGAAGAGCTTAAAGACGCGATCCTTTTCAACTTCGAATGTCCCTCAGCGGATTACTTCCTTGTTGGAACTGAAGAAAAAATGTTCTTCGCAAAGCATTCGCCTAAAGCGGTTGAGATTGCAAGAAAAGCCTGTGAAAGGGTGAAAGCAAACTTTAAGGTAGGATCTCTGCCATTTGCAGGAAGCGATGCAGCGAATTTCTCCCGCAGGGGGTTGCATGCAACGACAATATTTGGTTTAGCAAAGGATAATGCACCATACTACTGGCACACCCTAAAGGATACGCCTGAGAACCTAAAAGTGGATTCGATAAACAAAGCTGCTGAGATTGCAATAGAAATTGCAAAAATTGTTGAAGAGGAGAAAGAATAA
- a CDS encoding 2-isopropylmalate synthase yields MKVLVLDTTLRDGEQTPGVSLTVEQKVMIAEALDALGVDIIEAGTAVASEGDFRAIKAIAEKGLKAEICSFARIKKEDIDSAVDANADSIFMVAPSSDYHIQAKFPGKGKDYVIEKSIEAVEYAKERGLIVEFGAEDASRADLDFVIQLLRAGEEAKADRLTFADTVGVLTPERAFEIIQKLKKELKAPVAIHCHDDFGLATANTVYAVRAGANEFHATINGIGERAGNASLEEVVLVLDYLYGIKLGINKEKLYPISKLVEKFTRIVVPPNKPIVGENAFTHESGIHTSALLKDARTYEPISPEVIGRRRVIVLGKHAGRASVEAILKEFGYSATKEQIDEILARIKQLGDMGKRVTDADVRAIAETVLQIKSEKKVKLEDLAILTGKSTTPMASVKLRINGEERIEAAIGVGPVDAAINAIRKAIKDYADIKLVSYHVDAITGGTDALVDVIVQLKRGNKIVTARGARTDIVMASVEAFVEGLNMLI; encoded by the coding sequence GTGAAAGTTCTTGTGCTTGACACAACGCTCAGAGATGGAGAGCAAACTCCCGGAGTGTCGCTTACGGTTGAGCAGAAAGTTATGATAGCTGAAGCACTTGACGCATTGGGAGTTGACATAATCGAAGCGGGAACTGCTGTTGCATCTGAGGGAGATTTCAGGGCAATAAAGGCTATCGCCGAAAAAGGGCTAAAAGCAGAGATATGCAGTTTTGCAAGGATAAAGAAAGAAGATATTGACTCAGCGGTTGATGCAAATGCGGATTCGATATTCATGGTTGCTCCATCTTCTGATTACCATATTCAGGCTAAGTTTCCCGGCAAAGGGAAGGATTACGTGATAGAGAAAAGCATTGAAGCTGTTGAGTATGCAAAAGAGCGGGGATTGATAGTTGAATTTGGTGCAGAAGATGCTTCAAGAGCAGATTTGGATTTCGTGATTCAATTGCTTAGGGCGGGAGAAGAAGCTAAGGCGGATAGGCTTACTTTTGCAGATACTGTTGGCGTGTTAACTCCAGAAAGAGCTTTTGAAATTATTCAGAAGCTAAAGAAGGAGCTTAAGGCTCCAGTAGCAATACATTGCCACGACGATTTTGGGTTAGCTACCGCAAATACAGTTTATGCTGTTAGAGCGGGAGCAAACGAGTTTCATGCTACGATAAACGGAATTGGCGAAAGAGCGGGAAATGCGTCGCTTGAAGAAGTTGTGCTGGTTCTGGATTATCTTTATGGAATTAAGCTCGGCATAAACAAAGAAAAGCTTTATCCGATTTCGAAGCTTGTTGAGAAATTCACAAGAATAGTTGTTCCACCAAATAAGCCCATAGTTGGTGAGAATGCGTTTACGCATGAAAGTGGTATTCACACATCGGCATTGCTGAAGGATGCAAGAACTTATGAGCCGATTTCGCCAGAAGTGATAGGTAGAAGGAGGGTCATTGTTCTGGGAAAGCATGCGGGAAGAGCGAGTGTTGAGGCAATTTTAAAGGAATTCGGTTATTCAGCAACGAAGGAGCAAATAGACGAAATTTTAGCAAGGATAAAGCAACTCGGAGATATGGGCAAAAGAGTTACCGATGCCGATGTAAGGGCAATTGCGGAAACTGTTTTGCAGATCAAGAGCGAGAAGAAAGTTAAGCTTGAGGATCTTGCAATTCTGACTGGCAAAAGCACAACCCCAATGGCGAGCGTGAAGCTCAGGATCAATGGAGAAGAAAGGATCGAAGCGGCTATTGGCGTTGGTCCAGTTGATGCGGCGATAAATGCAATAAGAAAAGCAATAAAGGACTACGCAGATATAAAGCTTGTAAGCTATCATGTCGATGCGATAACTGGCGGGACTGATGCTCTCGTTGATGTTATAGTTCAGCTGAAGCGTGGAAACAAGATTGTCACCGCAAGGGGGGCAAGGACGGACATAGTCATGGCATCCGTTGAAGCGTTTGTTGAAGGCTTGAACATGCTGATATGA
- a CDS encoding HIT domain-containing protein: protein MEKIFAPWRIRYVLASKPKECVFCSAIKGNEKEKLVVYKGEKSFVLMNQYPYNPGHVMVCPKRHVPSTEDLNDDELLEIMKLVNMSIKAIRLSMNPDGFNLGVNLGRVAGAGIAEHLHFHVVPRWNGDTSFMPVLADVQIVPEALQESYEKIRRAFDNLIQK, encoded by the coding sequence ATGGAAAAGATCTTCGCACCCTGGAGAATCAGATACGTTCTGGCTTCGAAACCTAAGGAATGCGTTTTTTGCTCTGCGATTAAGGGAAACGAAAAGGAAAAGCTCGTAGTTTATAAGGGCGAGAAAAGCTTCGTTCTGATGAATCAGTATCCATACAATCCCGGGCACGTGATGGTTTGTCCAAAAAGGCACGTGCCTTCAACCGAGGATTTGAACGATGATGAATTGCTCGAAATCATGAAGCTTGTGAACATGTCAATAAAGGCGATAAGGCTTTCAATGAATCCCGATGGGTTTAACCTCGGGGTAAATCTTGGCAGAGTTGCGGGAGCGGGAATTGCTGAGCATCTGCATTTCCACGTAGTTCCAAGGTGGAATGGAGACACATCTTTCATGCCCGTGCTTGCTGATGTGCAAATCGTTCCTGAAGCGCTTCAAGAGAGCTATGAGAAGATCAGAAGGGCTTTCGATAATCTCATTCAAAAATGA
- a CDS encoding transcriptional regulator, translating into MLKDVVKILESLKLKPSDLRIYNLLLEKPELSVKEIAKELNLSTRFVRERLRELHRMGIIKRKLVEKGWIGYVYGAEEPKVVVARIKNHLLAEFGKLENILESF; encoded by the coding sequence ATGCTAAAGGATGTAGTGAAAATACTGGAAAGTCTGAAGTTAAAGCCTTCAGATCTGAGAATCTACAACTTGTTACTCGAGAAGCCCGAGCTCAGCGTTAAAGAGATTGCCAAGGAGCTTAACCTTTCGACAAGGTTCGTTCGTGAAAGGCTAAGAGAGTTGCACAGAATGGGGATTATAAAGCGTAAACTTGTAGAGAAGGGATGGATTGGATACGTATACGGAGCGGAGGAACCAAAGGTTGTGGTTGCAAGAATAAAGAACCACCTTCTCGCGGAGTTCGGAAAGCTTGAGAATATTTTGGAAAGCTTTTAA
- a CDS encoding radical SAM protein: protein MMDRINIFANLVVNPITRMAIKGISGYCEDCKKNRLEKAIELFVNGKNDACWKCRLAEKLIEPILEKGAETFNTSVEELKEKFKDAYWRKGLASVIKGLAEFGVHKPFVPGAPFQVVWDITYACNLRCKHCYATAGKPLDDELTTEEALETIDNLDKLGVTIIAFAGGEPLVRKDIFELTRYAHEKGIYVALATNGTMISDEMARKMKENGVSYLQISLDGLRETHDSFRGIRGAFDRTVEGIKNAVKHGFFVNVSMTVTKLNYEEVPAVVELCEKLGVNWFMHYNFIPTGRGREIAELDISPEQRERLLRMLYEKNFNSKLSLLSTAPQFARVALQCNGGVIPTHFYNVNAGNKLRQLAEFIGGCGAGRFYFAIKANGDITPCVFFPLVVGNVRVDDLEELWKKNEVFESLRDKDKLEGCGECSYRYVCGGCRARAYNYFGDYFKPDPGCIKNKALWQAVIS, encoded by the coding sequence ATGATGGACAGGATCAATATTTTCGCAAATCTCGTTGTAAATCCGATCACAAGAATGGCAATAAAGGGCATTTCAGGATATTGTGAGGACTGCAAAAAGAACAGGCTTGAAAAAGCAATAGAATTGTTTGTGAATGGAAAAAATGATGCCTGCTGGAAGTGCAGACTTGCAGAGAAGCTCATCGAACCAATTCTGGAAAAAGGCGCTGAAACATTCAACACCAGTGTTGAAGAGCTAAAAGAGAAATTCAAAGACGCCTATTGGCGAAAAGGACTTGCAAGCGTTATTAAAGGACTTGCAGAATTTGGAGTTCACAAACCCTTTGTCCCGGGGGCACCTTTTCAGGTTGTTTGGGATATAACGTATGCATGCAATCTGCGATGCAAACACTGCTATGCCACTGCAGGTAAGCCACTGGATGACGAGCTAACAACAGAAGAAGCTTTGGAAACAATCGACAACCTCGACAAGCTTGGGGTTACAATCATAGCATTTGCTGGCGGAGAGCCACTTGTCAGAAAAGATATCTTCGAACTAACAAGATACGCACACGAGAAGGGGATCTACGTTGCATTGGCAACAAACGGAACCATGATCAGCGATGAGATGGCAAGAAAAATGAAAGAAAACGGAGTAAGCTATCTTCAGATCAGCCTTGATGGACTCAGAGAGACTCATGACTCCTTTAGAGGCATAAGGGGAGCATTTGACAGAACTGTTGAGGGCATAAAAAACGCGGTGAAGCATGGATTCTTCGTTAACGTCTCCATGACGGTTACAAAGCTGAATTACGAAGAAGTTCCCGCTGTGGTTGAGCTTTGTGAGAAGCTTGGAGTTAACTGGTTCATGCACTACAACTTCATTCCAACTGGGCGTGGAAGAGAAATTGCCGAACTGGATATATCGCCGGAGCAAAGAGAGAGGTTGCTTAGAATGCTCTACGAGAAGAATTTCAACTCAAAGCTTAGCCTGCTCTCAACAGCTCCGCAGTTCGCCCGTGTAGCATTGCAGTGCAATGGTGGAGTGATTCCGACACACTTCTACAATGTTAACGCTGGCAATAAGCTTAGACAGCTTGCCGAATTCATAGGCGGTTGCGGAGCGGGGAGATTTTATTTCGCAATAAAAGCAAACGGTGACATAACGCCATGTGTTTTCTTCCCGCTCGTAGTAGGCAACGTTAGGGTTGACGATCTCGAAGAGCTCTGGAAGAAGAACGAAGTATTCGAAAGCCTTAGAGACAAGGACAAACTCGAAGGCTGTGGAGAATGTAGCTATCGCTACGTCTGCGGTGGTTGCAGAGCAAGGGCTTACAACTACTTTGGAGACTACTTCAAACCTGACCCCGGATGCATCAAAAATAAAGCTCTCTGGCAGGCGGTCATTTCATAA
- the mch gene encoding methenyltetrahydromethanopterin cyclohydrolase, giving the protein MLSVNEIALEIVETMLDYEEELRIQSKKLENDATIVDCGVNVPGSYEAGILYTQICMGGLADVNIVVDTIRDVPFAFITEYTDHPAIACLGSQKAGWAIKVEKYFAMGSGPARALALKPKKTYEKIGYEDDADVAIIALEANKLPDEKVIEYIAKECDVEPEDVYAVVAPTASIVGSVQISGRIVETAIYKMTEIGYDPKLIVSGAGRCPIAPILENDLKAMGATNDSMMYYGSVFLTVKKYDEILKNVPSCTSKDYGKPFYEIFKAANYDFYKIDPNLFAPAQIAVNDLSTGKTYVHGKLNADVLFQSYQLVL; this is encoded by the coding sequence ATGCTGAGTGTGAATGAAATTGCCCTTGAGATTGTTGAAACGATGCTCGATTATGAAGAAGAGCTTAGAATTCAGTCAAAAAAGCTTGAAAACGATGCTACAATTGTTGATTGTGGTGTAAATGTTCCGGGAAGCTATGAGGCGGGAATACTATACACGCAGATCTGCATGGGTGGACTTGCGGATGTGAACATAGTTGTTGACACAATAAGAGATGTTCCGTTTGCATTCATAACAGAATACACAGATCATCCTGCAATTGCCTGTCTTGGTAGCCAGAAGGCGGGCTGGGCAATTAAGGTTGAGAAATACTTCGCAATGGGAAGCGGTCCTGCGAGAGCGTTGGCTTTGAAGCCTAAGAAAACTTACGAGAAGATTGGCTACGAAGATGATGCGGATGTTGCGATCATCGCGCTTGAGGCAAACAAATTGCCAGATGAAAAAGTTATTGAATACATAGCGAAAGAATGCGATGTAGAGCCCGAAGATGTCTATGCGGTCGTTGCTCCAACAGCTTCAATCGTTGGTAGCGTTCAGATCTCTGGCAGAATTGTTGAGACCGCGATCTACAAGATGACAGAAATCGGCTACGATCCAAAGCTTATCGTGAGCGGAGCGGGGAGATGTCCGATAGCTCCAATTCTTGAGAACGATCTTAAGGCAATGGGGGCAACGAATGATAGCATGATGTATTATGGCAGTGTCTTCCTGACTGTCAAAAAGTATGACGAAATTCTTAAGAATGTGCCGAGCTGCACGAGCAAAGACTACGGAAAGCCGTTCTACGAGATCTTTAAGGCTGCGAATTACGATTTCTACAAGATCGATCCAAATCTGTTTGCTCCAGCACAGATCGCAGTAAATGATCTATCAACTGGCAAGACCTATGTGCACGGCAAGCTGAATGCGGACGTGCTATTCCAGTCCTATCAGCTCGTTCTTTAA
- a CDS encoding RNA ligase partner protein — protein sequence MRQRFVLDTTAITDAGMREKESYASLCESANEILDLIALARLKLEISCYIPYPSVYSELSSFLKRNECSEETFVKLDTWLVKKTPNRYEVKIPAAIFYEYIISVRQKMNRGRRLAEDFILESSAISKSSQKLEEDIANLISKFRDKFRTVMRQGLLDSAPDLDVLLLAKELEAGVVSSDIGIKKWSERLGLRFVEASKFPRMLKEYLALMGIKEKSIASSEDDLESEEF from the coding sequence ATGCGTCAGAGATTTGTGCTCGACACGACTGCGATTACAGATGCGGGGATGAGGGAGAAAGAAAGCTATGCCTCTCTTTGCGAATCCGCAAACGAGATTCTCGACTTAATAGCTCTTGCAAGGCTGAAACTTGAAATAAGTTGTTACATTCCTTACCCATCGGTTTATTCAGAACTTTCGAGCTTTTTAAAGAGGAACGAATGCAGTGAAGAGACCTTTGTAAAGCTTGATACATGGCTTGTAAAGAAGACACCGAACAGATATGAAGTGAAGATACCGGCAGCGATATTCTACGAATACATAATCTCTGTGAGGCAGAAAATGAATCGTGGCAGAAGACTGGCAGAGGACTTTATCCTCGAGTCATCAGCAATCTCAAAATCATCTCAAAAACTTGAAGAAGACATTGCAAACCTGATTTCTAAGTTTAGAGACAAGTTTCGCACAGTGATGCGTCAAGGGTTGCTTGACAGCGCTCCAGATCTCGACGTTTTGCTTCTCGCAAAGGAGCTTGAAGCGGGCGTGGTTAGCAGTGATATAGGCATAAAGAAGTGGAGTGAAAGGCTTGGGCTTAGATTTGTTGAAGCTTCAAAGTTTCCGAGGATGCTTAAGGAATATCTTGCCCTCATGGGCATAAAGGAGAAAAGCATAGCCTCATCTGAAGATGACTTAGAGAGCGAGGAGTTTTGA
- a CDS encoding GTPase, which yields MESLRKLPTVLNSEELLDKIFGRSSRVSGKTVNDRIINKLSTISNVSRDYFEKIISAHPNYDTLPSFYREMVDLIVGIEKIKQALASLSWANSMIQKIVTKSIAEIRRRKDAVAVYRSACGRIASVIEDIDDDLRFLNDAKNKIREIPSLREMPTVVVAGYPNVGKSSFVSMVSTAKPEIADYPFTTKKIFIGYTEDLQIIDTPGLLDRPLAKRSAIERKSILCLKHVADVILFIIDPTETCGYPLKSQLSLLEEIKRTFGKPMLEVYSKADLHNFRDRLAFSAKNGEGVKEILDKITKIARETYSQTSTFIADSGHTSTQEQHS from the coding sequence GTGGAATCTCTGCGAAAACTACCCACAGTGCTTAACTCCGAAGAGTTGCTTGATAAGATTTTCGGGAGGAGCTCGAGGGTTAGTGGAAAGACTGTAAATGATAGGATCATCAATAAACTGTCAACTATCTCTAACGTTTCAAGGGATTACTTTGAGAAGATAATTTCGGCTCATCCCAACTACGACACTCTTCCAAGTTTTTATAGAGAAATGGTTGATTTGATCGTTGGAATCGAAAAAATAAAGCAAGCTTTGGCGTCGCTATCATGGGCTAACTCGATGATACAGAAAATAGTCACAAAAAGCATTGCGGAAATTCGAAGGAGAAAAGATGCTGTAGCTGTTTACAGGAGCGCATGCGGTAGAATTGCCTCGGTTATAGAGGACATTGACGATGATCTTCGATTTCTAAATGATGCAAAAAATAAAATCAGGGAAATTCCATCATTGCGTGAAATGCCGACTGTTGTTGTCGCAGGCTATCCAAATGTTGGAAAATCGAGCTTTGTCTCTATGGTTTCAACAGCAAAACCCGAGATTGCAGATTATCCTTTTACTACAAAGAAGATATTCATAGGGTATACAGAGGATTTGCAGATCATAGATACTCCCGGGCTTCTGGATCGCCCGCTTGCAAAAAGAAGTGCAATAGAAAGAAAGTCGATACTCTGCCTAAAACACGTAGCTGATGTGATTCTATTTATAATAGATCCAACAGAGACCTGTGGCTACCCTCTAAAGAGCCAGCTTTCTCTTCTTGAAGAAATAAAGCGAACTTTTGGGAAGCCCATGCTTGAAGTATACAGCAAGGCAGATCTTCACAATTTCAGAGATCGCCTTGCCTTTTCTGCAAAAAATGGTGAAGGCGTAAAAGAGATCCTCGATAAAATAACGAAAATAGCCCGGGAAACCTATTCGCAAACGTCAACCTTTATAGCTGACTCTGGGCATACTTCCACGCAGGAACAGCACTCCTGA
- a CDS encoding ferredoxin family protein produces the protein MAKVTVDMDKCSGCGECISVCPGSVFEFNDEGKSNPVRPDDCQECCSCVEVCPESAIKVDVCE, from the coding sequence ATGGCAAAAGTCACGGTTGATATGGACAAATGCTCGGGCTGTGGAGAGTGCATTTCAGTCTGCCCCGGGAGTGTTTTTGAGTTCAACGATGAAGGCAAAAGCAATCCCGTTCGCCCGGACGATTGTCAGGAGTGCTGTTCCTGCGTGGAAGTATGCCCAGAGTCAGCTATAAAGGTTGACGTTTGCGAATAG